One Owenweeksia hongkongensis DSM 17368 genomic region harbors:
- a CDS encoding BlaI/MecI/CopY family transcriptional regulator, protein MEIKELTKAEEEIMQILWELDGGFVKDIIAEISEPKPAYNTVSTIVRILVQKEMVDHTSHGKSHRYHPLITKEEYSKYKMDNLMSGYFEGSFSNMVSFFVKKKQLNTKELDDILKIIENNKES, encoded by the coding sequence ATGGAAATCAAGGAGCTAACAAAAGCAGAAGAAGAGATAATGCAAATCCTGTGGGAACTGGATGGTGGCTTTGTGAAAGACATCATTGCAGAAATATCTGAGCCGAAACCTGCCTACAATACCGTTTCTACCATTGTTAGAATTTTGGTACAAAAAGAAATGGTGGACCACACCTCACACGGAAAATCGCACCGCTACCATCCTCTGATCACCAAAGAAGAATACAGCAAATACAAAATGGACAATCTGATGAGTGGCTACTTTGAAGGCTCATTCAGCAACATGGTTTCCTTTTTTGTAAAGAAGAAACAGCTCAACACCAAAGAACTTGATGACATTCTTAAAATAATCGAAAACAATAAGGAATCATGA